A region of the Melioribacteraceae bacterium 4301-Me genome:
AGACTTGCACTTCTACAGGAACAGCTGAAATTTCAGCAGGGTCCGATGTTGTTTTTTTATTGCTGTTCAACAGGTTCAATTTAGGAAGCAGTAATATTAGAATAATAATTAAAAATAAGGTGTAAATGACAATTCTTTTTTTATTTTTCATGGGGTTCCTTTTAGTTAATAGCTAAGTTCTTTGGCAACTAATATTATAACTCTTTAGACAAAATTAAAATAAATTGGTTTAATTGCCCTGTCCTGAAATTTAGCTACAAATTGAAAGCTGTTTTATTTGGTTAAGAGAAAATAAATTAACCGTTCAACACCTAAGTTTTTTTATAAAGTAGAATTAGTAGGTAGTAATTTTTTGTTTGGCGGTGGGTGAATAGAAAAAGTCAATTTAGATGTGAAATTAATCTTGTGTTCCATTGGAGTCTTTCTTTTCTATTGTAAATATTTTGAACATGCAATAAAAAGTTAAGCCTATTATTGCAGTCCAAGCAACGCCCATAAAAATATATCCGCCAGTGTTCAAGTTATTCTCCTTCATATTTATTATGACCTTATTGTTTATGACGAAAACAAGTGCTAAAATTAAATTGAGTGAACATAGCTAAAAGAGAAGTTACATTCAAACATTTTTATATGCTAAACGGTTTACAGTTAATGGTGGGTCTAAATAAAACTCAAAGTGAGTTTTGTAAATTAACATAAACATTTTTTTTGTAGAAACACAAAAAGTTTCCTAACATCTTCCATTAACAAAAAAGATAGGGGTACTTTACCGATAAGTTCAAAATAATATAAATATGATTAGAACTATGCCTTGTAAAATGGCTTATTTTGTCCTTTTGTATGTACCCATTAGTTCTGCTTTGTCTATAATGTGGTTTTTCATTGCTTCCAATAGAGTTTTTTTTGTGGTAGATGAATCTAAATTAAGAATTGTATCCAGAGCGTACAATTTAAAGAAGTAACGATGAGTACCGGAAGGTGGACATGGACCACCATATCCAACATAATGAAAATCAGTGGTGCCTTGCTTTATACCTTCGATGGGTTCTTTACCTTTTGGAATACCTTCTCTTAGTTCAGTTAAGGTTGGTGAGATAAAATAAATAACCCAATGGACCCAATCGCCGATTGGTGCATCCGGGTCATCACAAATTAATGCTAACGATTTTGTTCCTGTAGGAACACCTTCCCATTTAAGGGGCGGAGAAATATTAATTCCATCGCATGTGTACTTAACCGGAATTAATTCTCCGTATTTAAAAGCTGTACTTGTGATTTGAAATTTCATTTTCTTTTCCTTTTTTATTTGTTGTGCAATGCAGTCTTGAGAAATTATTATAATTGATAAAACAAAGAGAAAATATTTTTTCATTATGTATCATCCTTTAAGTTAGTTTTTAAATTGATGAGAAAAATGAGTTTTAAAATATTCAGGGAACCTTTTAATAACGCAATGCCCAATCATTTCAGCAATTTCATCTGACTTTAATAGGTTTGTATTGATTATTGCATGATAAAGAAATGGGTCTTCAATGTTTTTGTGAAAATAAGTCTTGATGAAATTTCTTCTCGCTTCATCTTCTTTTTTTATGAAGGCCTCCGCTTTTTTTCTATCAAGCTTGTATAATTTCATGGCGTTTTCAATTCTAAAATCTAATGGTGCTATTAACCTCAGATGAAAAGTATTTTTAAGATTAGCAGTTATAATATTTGCACCTCTTCCTACAATTATTAAATTTCCAATCTCGGCTAAACTCATAATTGTCTTTGAAATACGTTTTATTAATGAAAGCTTAGAAGGACTTAACCCGAGTAATTCCGAAAACCAAGAATCCATTTTCATGGGTTTATCTTCATCAATCATGTTTCTGAAATGCTGAGGAAGCTTTGGGTCCTCCATAATTTTTTCTATCAACTCTCTATCGAAATAAGCCCAATCGGAATATTCCTCTATAGCATGAGAGTTAAGATATTCAACTAATGACTGACAAATTGATGAAGCGCCTATCCCTGTTTCTCTAGATAAAGTTATTATTGGTCCGCCTTTTCTTTTTTTAGTAGGGTCTGTTTCTTGAGTATGCTGCTCAATATAAATGCGAGCTTTTTCGTATGCGCTGAGGATTTTCATCACAGCCTCCCCTGAATGTTTATTATTAATAAAATGGGGAAAGGACTCAATCGTAAACTAAAGTAACATTTTGGAATTATCAAGCGGGTGAATTCTCAAATTGTTTGGAATTTATTATTCTGAAAAATTATTTTGTACAACACATAGTGTGTTTAAGATAATATATCTGTTATCTTATACATGCAATTGTTACGGTGCTGTTTTCTTTTTTGCTTATTGCTTCTTACTAATGTTGGATTTTTCCACCGAAATTGCAGTTTACTGAAGAGGTATAATTGTTGCTGATATTTTTTCGAAAAGAAATTTATTTAAGAAGTATTACAATTAATAGCATTTTATTAAAAAAAGAGAAGCGGTTATGAAGAAGATATTATTAACTGTAGCAGCAATATTGTGTTTATTAGAATTGACTGTCTTGCCTTTAGGCTTAAAATTATATGCACAAGATACTACAAATATAGATCCTTACCAGTACTTTCCGGCTTACGTAGGTAACCGCTGGGTATATGAAGGGGGTAATCATGGGCTGGGTAGTTGGTCAGTTAGTAAAGATTCAATCGATTTGCAAGATAGCAGCAGGTACATTAATCCTTCCCCTGATGGCGCATATTACAAAATAGACAAAAACTATAATGTTTTTTTCGCTCCTAATGATGGAGGGGGGTGGCTTATGTACAAATTAGATGCTAAGGTTGGCGACTCATGGAGATTAAATCCTGAATATTCTAATATAGCAGCCAAAGTACGGGATATTTCTCCCGGGTATGTCTTCGGAAAGTTAACCACGATAAAGACTATTGATTATTATATACTCACACGCGGAGATACAGTAATTACAGAATATTCAATATCAGACTATTGGGAGAGGTTAGCATACGGCTTTGGGGTGCTTTCCTGGGAAAATGGAGCAGAAGAACCCGATTACTTAGTTGGCTGCAGAATAAACGGTGTTAATTATGGAACTTTAGTAGGTGTAGAAGAAAACCCAATTATTCCTTCGGAATATGTACTTTATCAAAACTATCCAAATCCATTTAATCCGTCTACCACAACATCTTTTTCATTACCCGAGTATTCTTACGTGGTTATCAAAGTGTTTGATATTCTTGGCAGAGAAGTCAAAAAAATAGTAAGTGATTATTTCATTGCCGGCAAACATTCAGTAGAATTCAATGCCGGTAATCTTCCTAGCGGAATATACTTCTATCAGTTAATAACAGACAAAACAACAAAAACAATGAAGATGCTCTTACAGAAGTAACATCAAAAAAATATTGTTAAATAAAAATGGAGCTACAAATGAAAACTCTAAAGTACTTTGTGATATTTTCTATGGTTATTTCTTTTCAGCTTTTTGGGCAAGAATTTAATTGTATAACGGCATCGATTCAAGAAGTGCCAGCACAATCAAGAGGCAGATGGCTCCCTTCGGAAGGCACAATAAATGTGCTGATCGTTTTTGCAGAATTTTCCGATGATAATTATGATATTTACAATTCAAGATGGGTAAAAGGCAGTGCCCCGCAGAATATGAACAATTGGGTGGACCAAACATGGTCATCAAATCCAACTCAAGGTTCGCTTACTCATTACTTTAATGTATTTTGATTCAACTGGTAATTATGAAAAATATCATAATTATATTGTTTTTTCTACTTAGCAATACATGCATTGCACAAATACATATAGAATATCTTAATGATGTCCCGGCAGAATTCAAAGAAAAGTATTACAGCCAAAAACGTAATTACAATCCGTTGCAAGTTGGAAATGTTTGGCAGTATTATGCTCCTGAAGACAAGAGTTATATAACAACGTGTGTAGTGGAGGATAGCATAATTAATGGTAGAAGATATTTTAAGAAAATATACTATAAAATTAGTCCGCGAAATAACGACCTTGTCTGCTGGGAGAGAAATGACACTGTAAGTGGTGTAACCTTTATGCTCGATTTTGAGGATGTAAATGGGAACGGGGATTATCTCGAAGAATTACCCGTTGATAGTCTGGAAAATCCCTTCTGGTCACGTTATATAACTTACAAATACTCGTTTACCGTTCCGAACCCTTTCTCATTTTACCCTGGTCAAAAATCTACACTTGTTAAAGATACAAATTGGGTAATATTAGAGGGAGATACAGTGATTAGCCGTAGATTTGAAATACTGGAGTTATTCTGGTGGGAAGAAATAATAGAGAGTTTCGGGATATTTTCTTTTAGTCTTGAATCTCCGCTTAGCTACTGTACCGGAGCTATTATTAATGGGCGTAAATATGGAACGATTGTAAGCGTTGAGGATAATAAAAATCAATCTCTGCTTTCAGAATTTTATCTGAGTAATAATTATCCTAACCCATTTAATCCAAGAACTACTATTAATTATTCCGTTCCTCAAAACAAACACGGTAATTCATATTTACATGTAAGGCTGATAGTTTATGATCCTCTCGGAAGAGAAGTTGCTGTCTTGGTTAATGAATCAAAACCACCCGGTAACTACAGTGTTGTATTTAATGCACAGAATCTTCCCAGTGGAGTTTACTACTACTCATTAATTTCAAGCACTACAATAATTACAAAATCAATGGTTTTAATTAAATAAGGAGGTAAAAAAATGAAAACGAAAGTTATTTTTTCATTAGTAACACTTTTCCTTTTATTTAACTCTGTGTTAGTAGCAAGTAGCGAAGGAGTTTGTGGAACTAATTCCGGTAGCTCTGCACCCTATATACCAACAAGCGGTACAATAAAAGTGTTTGTTATCTTTGCTCAATTCAAAGACGATCTAAATACAGATAATTATGGCTGGGCAAGAAACAGTTATCCCGATTGGGCGAATACATTTGTAAATGCTTCAACTGGAGAAAACTATCCCTGGTATAATTTATCCCACTATTTTAATGAAATGTCGAATGGGACATTTCAGGTTATAGGAGACGTTTATGATGATTTAGTAATTACAGATTATGATGAAAGTCATTATTCTACAATAGGTGAAGTAAATAGAGAGATTATTTTGGAAGTTGATCCTTATGTAGATTTTTCTGAATATGATAATTTAAATGGCAGTAGCCCTGGAACTGACGGGAAAGTTGATTTTATATATATAATTTATAGGAACTCTGCTTCTTCTTTATTTAGCTACGGTGGATATAGTTACACAGCAATTGCTCATATAGAGTTAAGCAGTACGATAAACACTGATGTGTTCAAATTGTTAGCGGGGGGTCTGGTTTAAGCGGTATCGGTTCAGGTGTACAACAAAGAGGTGGATATAACGGAAGGGATTATACATTATATGTATCAGCCCATGAAATGGGACATTACTTATTTGGTGGAGGTCATATTGATGGAGTGTCTAATTTAGCATTGATGACTGGCGGTCCGGTTTGGAATGCAAGTCGCGGTATGCATTTATGGGAAAGACAAAAATTAGGATGGATTAGCTACACAGATAAAACAACAGATGGTACAGTTACAATGTATGATTATATAACACAGGATGATGTATACCGTATTCCTGTAAGTAATTCTGAGTATTTTCTTATTGAAAACAGAAAAAAAATTAAGTCCTCATGATAAAGCAGGGGATATAGGTTTTTATTTCTACAGAGTTACAAATGCAACATCATTTCCACCAGCCATTGATGTTTTATGTGCTGACGGTAATTGGGATTTTAGTATTAACACTTCAACACAAACGCTTATCAGAACAACACCAAATGTAAATGGTGAAGATGAAATGAGTTTCTATCGAAATATAAATGGAATAACATACGCATGTTACACACCAGTTTATAACGAAAATTCAGCATGGGGAGATGCAGAAGATGCATTTGATCAAGTGTTTAATAACGTATTTTCACCAGCCAGCAATCCGCGTAATACTTCTTCGTTACAGTTCAGTATTGAAGTTATAGGCACAGATCAAATTACTTTCTATTTTGATGGGGATGGAAACGGTGACGAATTTGCAGGTTCGCCTTCAAAACCACAAAATTTACACTTAACATACTCAAATCCCTACCATCCATCGTTAGCCTGGGATTTAAATACAGAACCAGACATATCAAGTTATAAAATTTACCGAAGTTATGATAATTCATCTTTTTATTTAGCTGGTGTAGTATCTCATCCCACAAACACATTTATTGATTATGAAATAAGTTATACAAAGCCGATATGGGAAAAATCAGTCAAATATTATGTTGTAGCAGTGGATAATACTAATTTAACATCAGTGCCAAGTAATCAGGTTGAAACCGCAGGTATTATGCAGGATCCATTACCGAAGTTAATTGCGAATAATTATTTTAATGAGCATAGTAAGAAGTATAATTTTAGTTTGTATAAAAATTATCCAAATCCATTTAATCCTACTACAAAAAATCAGATTTACATTACCTGAGGCAGATTTTGTTACATTAAAAGTATACGATATACTTGGCAGAGAAGTAAAAGAATTAATAAATGAAGTTAAACCATCGGGAGAATATGAAGTTGAATTTAACGGAAGTAATTTGCCGAGCGGTACATATATTTACAAACTAACCACAGGTAAATATTCCGCAGTCGGCAAAATGACATTGATGAAATAAAGATTGACTATTGATTAATAAGAAATAGCCGGAGAGCAAGACAAAATTTTTAATGATGCTTTCCGGCTTTATTTTATCCAAGCATATTTAATATGTATTTAAAGTTTAGTTATCTATGAGTAATTACAGCCGTGGTAAAATTTTTAGGACACGAACTGATGAGTTATTATGAGTAAAAATTATTAATGAAAGCGGATAACATAACACTCAACTGACTTTTTTGCCGAATTCTGCGAGATGCCCGGAAAGTGTTGCACAACTGAGAATAGTGTCATTCCCGCGAAAGCAGGAATCTAAAAATAATCACCCAAATTTTTTTAATTTAGAAATTTTTTCTTGACATACCCCCCCCCCCATTTATTATCTTCCTCCCAAAGAAAAAGTTGTTTTTAAATTAGAGGGCTAAAATGACTTTTCTCGAGAGCTTAAAAAACAGAAGGTATCCATTAATTAAAAAGTTCGAACGAATAAATTGTTACAGGTTTGAGATCTGTTATTACTCATTAATCTTTTACTCCAGTTTAATAATAAAATCCATGATATTAATCAAATAAGGATGAGAGTTTATGAATGTTTAATTACGGCTGGTAAGCCGTATACAGTAACTTGGAGGGATATTCCACTTGAACTTAAAGTGAGAGCAAAATGAAGTTACATGTCCATCAGGAATTTTTAGTGGAGTTATTATGAAAACGATAAGCATGATGATATTACTTTTTCTTAGCAACATCTGCCTTGCACAAATTAATATAGAATACCTCAATGATGTATCGGCAGAATTTAAGGAAAAGTATTACAGCCAAAAACGTATTTGCAATCCGTTGCAAGTTGGAAATGTTTGGCAGTACTATATCTCCGAGGATAAACGTTATGCAACTCAGATGATAGTAAGTGATACACTTATTAGCAATAGAAGATATTTTCTAAGGATTAACTTGATAGACACTGGACTTCCAAAAGATAGTTTACTTTTATGGGAAAGATATGATACTTTAACAAAAAGTACATATACATTTGATATATATGATTATGATAATGACGGTAATAAAAGTGAAGAATTTTTAGTTGATAGTCTTGATGCAGGAGTTTTTTCAAGATACCAATCTTATAAATTTTTTTTTGAATCATGGG
Encoded here:
- a CDS encoding T9SS type A sorting domain-containing protein, encoding MKNIIIILFFLLSNTCIAQIHIEYLNDVPAEFKEKYYSQKRNYNPLQVGNVWQYYAPEDKSYITTCVVEDSIINGRRYFKKIYYKISPRNNDLVCWERNDTVSGVTFMLDFEDVNGNGDYLEELPVDSLENPFWSRYITYKYSFTVPNPFSFYPGQKSTLVKDTNWVILEGDTVISRRFEILELFWWEEIIESFGIFSFSLESPLSYCTGAIINGRKYGTIVSVEDNKNQSLLSEFYLSNNYPNPFNPRTTINYSVPQNKHGNSYLHVRLIVYDPLGREVAVLVNESKPPGNYSVVFNAQNLPSGVYYYSLISSTTIITKSMVLIK
- a CDS encoding AAA family ATPase — protein: MKILSAYEKARIYIEQHTQETDPTKKRKGGPIITLSRETGIGASSICQSLVEYLNSHAIEEYSDWAYFDRELIEKIMEDPKLPQHFRNMIDEDKPMKMDSWFSELLGLSPSKLSLIKRISKTIMSLAEIGNLIIVGRGANIITANLKNTFHLRLIAPLDFRIENAMKLYKLDRKKAEAFIKKEDEARRNFIKTYFHKNIEDPFLYHAIINTNLLKSDEIAEMIGHCVIKRFPEYFKTHFSHQFKN
- a CDS encoding YbhB/YbcL family Raf kinase inhibitor-like protein, translated to MKKYFLFVLSIIIISQDCIAQQIKKEKKMKFQITSTAFKYGELIPVKYTCDGINISPPLKWEGVPTGTKSLALICDDPDAPIGDWVHWVIYFISPTLTELREGIPKGKEPIEGIKQGTTDFHYVGYGGPCPPSGTHRYFFKLYALDTILNLDSSTTKKTLLEAMKNHIIDKAELMGTYKRTK
- a CDS encoding T9SS type A sorting domain-containing protein, whose amino-acid sequence is MSIVRSIILVCIKIIQIHLILLQKIRFTLPEADFVTLKVYDILGREVKELINEVKPSGEYEVEFNGSNLPSGTYIYKLTTGKYSAVGKMTLMK
- a CDS encoding T9SS type A sorting domain-containing protein: MKKILLTVAAILCLLELTVLPLGLKLYAQDTTNIDPYQYFPAYVGNRWVYEGGNHGLGSWSVSKDSIDLQDSSRYINPSPDGAYYKIDKNYNVFFAPNDGGGWLMYKLDAKVGDSWRLNPEYSNIAAKVRDISPGYVFGKLTTIKTIDYYILTRGDTVITEYSISDYWERLAYGFGVLSWENGAEEPDYLVGCRINGVNYGTLVGVEENPIIPSEYVLYQNYPNPFNPSTTTSFSLPEYSYVVIKVFDILGREVKKIVSDYFIAGKHSVEFNAGNLPSGIYFYQLITDKTTKTMKMLLQK